The genome window tgatgtgtacgctgaggaacttgaacCTTTCCACCTTcgccactgcggtcccgtcgatgtggataggggggtgcaccctctgctgtttcctgaagtccatgatcatctcctttgttttattgacgttgagtgagaggttattttctcgGCACTACTACTGTTGTgacgtctgcaaacttgatgattgagttggaggcgtgcttgcccatgcagtcatgggtgaacagggattacaggagggggctgagtacgcacccttgtggggccccagtattgaggatcagtgaagtggaggtgtctggaagtctaggacccagttgcacagggtggggttcagacccagggcctcgagcttactatagtactatgttgttgaatgttgagctatagccaatgaacagcattcttacataggtattcctcttgtccagattagATTGGGCGATTGGattgatggcgattgcatcgtctgtggatctattggagcagtaagcaaattgaagtgggtctagggtgacatgtaaggtaggggtgatatgatccttgattaGTCTCAAGGCACTTcatatgatgacagaagtgagtgttactggggcgatagtcatttagttcagttattgttggtttcttgggtacaggaacaatggtggccatcttgaagcatgtggggacagcagactgggatagggagagattgaatatgtccgtaaacacaccagccagctggtctgcgcatgctctgaggacgcggctagggatgccgactgggcctgcagccttgcgagggttaacacgctttgATGTCTTACTTACTTCGGCCACTGAGACGGAGAACCCACAATTCTTGGTAGCTGGCCGAGTTGGTGGACCTGTACATTCCTCAAAGCCGGTGAAGAAGGTAGGTGAACCATatcataacattacacatcattTACCATGTGTCCCCATGTATACAGAGACAGTATAATTCCACTGCAGTTACATTTGCTGGTGCCTCTCAGGCAGTATAAATTATTGACTGAGGACCTCTATGTAGTTGAATGTGATTGCTTTATTAAAGTATGTTTATTTTGTTATTGTGTGCTGAATTATGTTGTTTTATACACATATATGTGTATGTTACATTATTCCGTTTTTATTGTAATGTATACAGAGCTCTCTTGCAAAATAgatagacctatcggctgccttcgatactgtgaaccatcagatcctcctctccaccctctccgagttgggcatctccggcgcggcccacgcttggattgcgtcctacctgacaggtcgctcctaccaggtgccgtggcgagaatctgtctcctcaccaagcgctctcaccactggtgtcccccagggctctgttctaggccctctcctattctcgctatacaccaagtcacttggctctgtcataacctcacatggtctctcctatcattgctatgcagacgacacacaattaatcttctcctttcccccttctgatgaccaggtggcgaatcgcatctctgcatgtctggcagacatatcagtgtggatgacggatcaccacctcaagctgaacctcggcaagacggagctgctcttcctcccggggaaggactgcccgttccatgatctcgccatcacggttgacaactccattgtgtcctcctcccagagcgctaagaaccttggcgtgatcctggacaacaccctgtcgttctcaactaacatcaagacgtcctgtaggttcatgctctacaacatccgcagagtacgaccctgcctcacacaggaagcggcgcaggtcctaatccaggcacttgtcatctcccgtctggattactgcaactcgctgttggctgggctccctgcctgtgccattaaacccctacaactcatccagaacgccgcagcccgtctggtgttcaaccttcccaagttctctcacgtcaccccgctcctccgctctctccactggcttccagttgaagctcgcatccgctacaagaccatggtacttgcctacggagctgtgaggggaacggcacctcagtacctccaggctctgatcaggccctacacccaaacaagggcactgcgttcatccacctctggcctgctcgcctccctaccactgaggaagtacagttcccgctcagcccagtcaaaactgttcgctgctctggccccccaatggtggaacaaactccctcacgacgccaggacagcggagtcaatcaccaccttccggagacacctgaaactccacctctttaaggaatacctaggataggataaagtaatccttctcaccccccccccttaaaagatttagatgcactattgtaaagtggctgttccactggatgtcataaggtgaatgcaccttaagtcagtaagtcgctctggataagagcatctgctaaatgacttaaatgaaatgaaatgatttcaatgtgactccctgtttagataaaggttaaataaaaatgaatatGCAAATCTTTGAGAAACCCCAAGGTTGATTGGTGTCGTTGGGTGTTCTGGGACAGTGATTGGTCACTGTAACAATGACACAAATCTGAGCTCACGTCTGCGTGACGCAAGTCACAGTTGTCTACAAATTGAGTGCTCGCGCCTCTTCATCAATGAAATAGTAAAGACAGCTAGGTTCTGCCACGACACTGGAGAAAAAACACCGAAACTTGAGCTAAAACACCGAAACTTGAGTTACTCCCTGCCTCGTATTAGTTGGATTGTATTTGTTATTGATTGTGAGTGTCACTTCAGCTGGGACTAGGAGCAGAAGTTTCAAAAACCGACTCAAAATGAAATACGTTATAGGAATTGGCGGGTAAGTTCAGTTTTTATTTTGTCGTTTGAAAATCTGTTTTATTatataatgtattttttttatttgtaaaacCATGTTTTATAAATGATTTAGTTGATAAACGTAACACCGGTATAAAAATCTAAACACATGCCATGTTACGCGTTAGCTGACAAGGGGGTAAGCTACGTTAGTTACCTATCAACGTTGATTTTCTCGTCTAACATTTTAAGTTATTTATGCAAAATAAGAAACGGTAAGGATCCAGggataaaacataaataaatgaCTAGGGCAATGTATTAACGCCATGTGCTGTAGGTAGTTAACTGGGGACTTGGTTTTAGCAAATCGCCTGTCACGTTTGTATGTTGTCGTAGTCGGGCGGGAGATTTAAAATTCCAGCGCGGACTTTCACATTGAACACATTGGAGGGAGTCTCAATTTCTAAATTTGCAAACGTGAGCGCCATTCTCCTTACTGGCAGCTTGTAATATACATGTTTATTAAGCATGAATATTGCTTTTTGCCAGCAATGTTTTACTataatgtaaaaaatgtacttgGATGAATATCAGGCTAGCTAACGCTAAATGTAGGACTGGCAACGTTCCGAGTTGTTTTCAAAGCTTCTGACTAAATTCAGAGACCCACTTTGCAAActtacctagctaacgttagttataaAACGTTTGATTGCAGACGTATTCAGAGTAGCTAACATTTGTTGACCTTGCTATTTTAGGTAGCCGGCTATGTGCCCTGTCCCGCCACAATGGTTAGGTTGCTAGCTACTACTACAATGCATACAATGCTGACTGCTATTTGAGTAACTTACTGCAATAATTCCTGCAAGGTATGCGGATGAGTGGTGTATAGACCGCTTAGACTTTGAATACACGGACGCCTTACTAAATCGCATGACATGTTTATCTATTTTCAGTGTGACTAATGGTGGGAAAACCACTTTGACGAATAGGCTGATCAAGTCACTACCTAACTGTTGTGTGGTGCATCAAGATGACTTTTTCAAGGTAAACTTGGTCTGCTAAAACGTCTCTATACAGTGTTGTATTTGCATGACCTTGTTAATGGAAAATATCCCAAACACTCACACATTAACCAATAGCCATGATGCATCTACGGCACCTGTCCTTCCCTTTTATTAGATCTGTGTAGTATGCTGTAAATGAACCTAGTTGTCTTTTCACACGCACGCCTTGCTTATTGCCACCTTTTTAAAATTAAACTGCATTAACCTGTACAGGATCAGAACTTGTGCTGAGTAGCTCACTGCTCTTGTGCTTTGTTTCCTGTTTTATTGATGTCTCTGGTTATATATGGATTCTCAATGCTCTTGTGCATGTTATACCTGCATGCTTCAGCTAGGTGTGCACATCTTGCAATGGGATCTGCCCGTATTCAGATCAGCCTGCGCTTGCAGCAATGTTTTATTGGTGTTATTTCAGAAACCTGACCAGATAGAAGTCGGGGAGGATGGCTTTAGACAGTGGGATGGTAAGCCTGGATTTCACTGTAGGAGACTCATAACTGATCATTGTACTTGTCCCTTAGTGTAACAAAGCATCCCTAAAAATGTCATATTTGATAGTACATGCATAAATATTAATACTACCCTAGAGCACAATTCCCATTAAACAAGACTGAATACATTTCTTCATCCAGGTGTGTCCCTTTTTTGCTAAACTTCTTCCCCTCTGCCTTTCTCTGTTCTATGCAGTGATCACAGCATTGGACATGGATGCCATGGTGAACACGATTCGAGGCTGGAGTGAGAACCCAGTGAAGTTTGCACACTCCCACGGTGTCAACGTGTCCCCTTCCACAGAGGTTGCCGACCCAGATCAGCAGATCCACATTCTGATTGTAGAGGGCTTCCTTCTGTACAACTACAAGTGAGTTTGTCTGCACCACTGCTAACTGGAAATGTACTAGTTAATGGGGGGATGAGAGTAATCAGCTGGTTTGTGTGACATGTATTCAAATAGCTTGTCCCCTATTCCTATGACAACTAATGCTTGCATGCTCTCAACTGGATTTGAAGAAATATGACTACAAATATTTGGACGGTGTCTTTTCAAGTGACGTGTCTGGGCAGTGTTGTCAGCTAGCTAGATTAAGTAGGAGGATGTCAACTGAATGGATGTGGTCTCCAGGAGTGTGCTATCTGTATTATGGTGCTCTGAGAACCTGAATTGTACATTGGTGGAGAGTTGAGGAGAACTAAAAGTTGTTATGTCATGTTCCTCCTTCCCCCAGGCCCCTGATGGACGTGTATAACAAGTGCTACTACATCTCCATTCCATACGGAGAGTGCAAAAGGAGGAGAAGGTGGGAATGGAGAGGCATCAGATCACTAATATTCATATGTAGCTATAGTATGGTAGTCGTTCTGGCCCCCCTGGAAAGTTGTGCTAAATTCATAATTTTGTTTCCCTTATTTTTTTAGTACAAGACAATACACCGTCCCTGATCCCCCGGGTCTGTTTGAAGGCCATGTGTGGCCCATGTACTTGAAGCACAGGAATGAGATGGTTGAGAGCGGTTTAGACATCGGTATATACACATTTAGCCTCTTTTCCATTTGTCAGTGAACGTTATTGGTTTTTGTAGGCATTTTGGTGCTAGTAGCTATGACTTCCCTTTGACAAATGTCCTGATCAAGGTTTACATTTTTCTATAGCATATCTGGATGGCTTGAAATCAGAAGAAGGGATCTACAGCCAGGTGTATGAGGACATCCAGAATACACTGTTGAATCGTTTATAGGTAAGAGGTGACACTGGTGTCTGACTTCTGTcttgtgttgatgatgatgatgatgatgataaattgAGTGTGGTGAGAACTTTACCTTTCTGTTTGTACAGCAGGAACTCCATCCCCaaacctgtatagacctgtaaataGCATCAAGACTGAAGAtactcttttttttttaaattgaagcATTTTTTTCTTATTGTGTAAATTATATTGAAGGAATGTTAACTTATGTTTGACAGAATGATTTCTGTTTTCTTATCTAATCTGTTAGTCCATTGCTTGTGTTAATCAAACCACTGCCTAGTATCTGAGGGAGGGGGACAAACTCTGACCATCTGTCAATGAAAATATTTTTTGAATGGAGGTCAATGCGAAATGCCAAATTTCTAAATGTGTCTTATTTGATCAAGTAGATGTTTAATGTTTACGTTTGTTACAAAGGAACTGATATAAGTGGATTCACATGGCATTTTGATAACTTTGAGGTACAAATAATAATTATTGATTGGAGTTGTGCCTCTGCCTTCATGGTCTAGAAGGGTCCCACCTGAACTGGCCTCTTTCCTTCCATATTTGAGGAAATGTATTTCCTTTGTTAGAGTAGAGTGGTCACTTGACCATATTACATCTTTGTTAGTATGTACTTGGTTTTGTTTTGGCAGGTAAATTGTTTAAAATGTGTTCAGATTTCTCAATGTTACTCCTGTGTCCTGTCTTTATTTACAGTTCTCAACTTAATTGTGGGTACAAGGGGTATGAGTAaataaagtttacatacaccttagccaaaatacatttaaactcgtttttttcacaattcctgacatttaatccaagtaggAGTTCCCTGTCTTatatcagttaggatcactattttaagaatgtgacatgtcagaataatagtagtgaatTGTTTCAGGTTAtattttcatcacattcccagtgggtcagaagtttacgtgaACTAAGTTGGTAGAATTGCTTTTAGATTGTTTAACCTGGGtaaaatgtttcaggtagcttcccacaataagttgtggaAATGTTGGTCCATTCCTCGTGataaagctggtgtaactgagtcagggttgtagaggcctccttgcttgcacacactttctGTTCTGCCTACAAATTCTctatggggatgaggtcagggctttgatggccacttcaatatcttgactgtgttgtccttaagccattttgccacaaccttggaagtatgcgtggggtcattgtccattaggaagacccatttgcgaacaggctttaacttcctgattttttttttatgttgctttgatatatccacaattttccatcctcactatctattttgtgaagtgcaccagtccctcctgcagcaaagcacccccacaacatgatgcggccacccccgtgcttcacggttgggatggtgttcttcagcttgcaagcctccccctttttcctccaaacataacggtggtcattatggccaaacagctcaatttttgtttcatcagaccagaggacatttctccaagaagtatgatctttgtccccatgtgcaaactgtagtctggcttgcTTTTTTTGTGGCAGTTATGGAGTATTGGCTTCTTGagcagtggcctttcaggttgtgtctcggtttactgtggctatagatacttttgtacctgtttcctccagcatcttcagaaggtcctttgctgttctgggattgatttgcacttctcgcaccaaagtatgttcatctctaggagacagaacgcgtctccttcctgagctgtgtgacggctgcgttgtcccatggtgtttattcttgcatactattgtttgtaaagatgaatgtggtaccttcaggcttttggaaattgctcccaaggatgaaccggacttgtggtctacaatttctttctgaGGATTTGGCTGTTTTTATTTTGATTATCCCATTgcttgtcaagcaaagaggcactgagtttgaaggtaggccttaatacatccacaggtacacctccaattgactcatattgtcagcctatcagaagcttctaaagtcatgacattttCTGtaattccaagctgtttaaaggcacagtcaatttagtgtaaacttctgacccactggaattgtgatgcagtgaaattAATCTCttaacaattgttgggaaaattacttgtgtcgtgcacaaagtagatgtcctaacttacttgccaaaactagttaacaagaagtttgtggagtggttgaaaaacaagttttaactccaaccgaagtgtatgtaaacttctgactagaTTCCTGGCAGTCTGTACACTCACAAGAATCCCCTCGCTGTCCTAAGGTTGAAACGTAAAGGAGTGTTGATCTGTTTTCTTTTGGTAATATACTAGTTGTGTAATGTTTGGCATGGTTAG of Oncorhynchus gorbuscha isolate QuinsamMale2020 ecotype Even-year linkage group LG15, OgorEven_v1.0, whole genome shotgun sequence contains these proteins:
- the LOC123996496 gene encoding nicotinamide riboside kinase 2-like isoform X1 yields the protein MKYVIGIGGVTNGGKTTLTNRLIKSLPNCCVVHQDDFFKLGVHILQWDLPVFRSACACSNVLLVLFQKPDQIEVGEDGFRQWDVITALDMDAMVNTIRGWSENPVKFAHSHGVNVSPSTEVADPDQQIHILIVEGFLLYNYKPLMDVYNKCYYISIPYGECKRRRSTRQYTVPDPPGLFEGHVWPMYLKHRNEMVESGLDIAYLDGLKSEEGIYSQVYEDIQNTLLNRL
- the LOC123996496 gene encoding nicotinamide riboside kinase 2-like isoform X2 is translated as MKYVIGIGGVTNGGKTTLTNRLIKSLPNCCVVHQDDFFKKPDQIEVGEDGFRQWDVITALDMDAMVNTIRGWSENPVKFAHSHGVNVSPSTEVADPDQQIHILIVEGFLLYNYKPLMDVYNKCYYISIPYGECKRRRSTRQYTVPDPPGLFEGHVWPMYLKHRNEMVESGLDIAYLDGLKSEEGIYSQVYEDIQNTLLNRL